In a single window of the Thiohalophilus sp. genome:
- a CDS encoding TraB/GumN family protein, whose translation MKQVYFGISRIVTAAMLLLALGVAQAGEQQGILWEIAPESGQASYLLGTIHSEDPRVTRLPPPVQKRFDQSDIFCAEMQLDPATQIQMSQGMMYLNGQKLDQQIGPELYQQTVTLIADYGIPEQLVPMFKPWAAGLLLSVPKPESGMFLDYVLYQTAQEQGKQLCGLETPEDVIELFDNTPLKTQINLLRVAVREHRHLEEMVEEMLQIYLARDLDGLLAFSERELEKSGKDVSALVNDSLIEQRNRNMLETMQAQLAKGNAFIAVGALHLPGDVGLLRMLEEQGYRVKAVY comes from the coding sequence ATGAAACAGGTCTATTTCGGTATTTCGCGTATTGTTACGGCGGCTATGCTGTTGTTGGCACTTGGTGTTGCTCAGGCCGGGGAACAGCAGGGTATATTGTGGGAAATCGCTCCCGAATCGGGCCAGGCGAGCTATCTGCTTGGCACCATTCACAGCGAGGATCCCCGGGTAACCCGGTTACCTCCACCGGTACAGAAGCGTTTTGATCAGTCGGACATCTTTTGTGCCGAAATGCAACTGGATCCGGCAACCCAGATCCAGATGAGCCAGGGGATGATGTATCTCAATGGTCAGAAACTGGATCAGCAGATCGGCCCCGAGCTTTATCAACAAACCGTCACATTGATCGCCGATTACGGTATTCCCGAACAGCTGGTACCCATGTTCAAACCCTGGGCGGCCGGTTTGCTGCTGAGTGTTCCCAAACCCGAATCGGGCATGTTTCTCGATTATGTGTTGTATCAAACCGCGCAGGAACAGGGTAAGCAATTGTGTGGTCTGGAAACCCCGGAAGACGTCATTGAGTTATTCGATAACACGCCGCTGAAAACCCAGATCAACCTGTTGCGGGTCGCGGTTCGCGAACACCGCCATCTGGAAGAAATGGTCGAGGAAATGCTGCAGATTTACCTGGCGCGCGATCTCGATGGCCTGCTGGCATTCAGCGAACGGGAACTGGAAAAATCGGGTAAGGATGTCAGTGCGCTGGTCAACGACAGTCTGATCGAACAACGTAACCGCAACATGCTGGAAACCATGCAGGCGCAGCTGGCAAAAGGTAATGCCTTTATCGCCGTCGGCGCCCTGCATCTGCCCGGCGACGTCGGCCTGTTACGCATGCTGGAAGAACAGGGCTATCGGGTCAAAGCCGTCTATTAA
- the rnt gene encoding ribonuclease T: MSRISKRFRGFLPVVVDVETAGFDCHSHALLEIAAVPIIMNGKGKVKPAETIACHVEPFEGAQLDPRALEFTGIDPYHPFRMAKPEAEALELIFEPIAEIVRVQQCSRAILVGHNPFFDLGFIKAAANRQGFKKIPFHQFSTFDTATLGGLAFGQTVLARAAKAAGIEWDNNEAHSAVYDAERTAELFCDIVNRWDDMNTSE; this comes from the coding sequence ATGTCCCGTATTTCCAAACGCTTTCGTGGTTTTCTGCCCGTCGTAGTCGACGTGGAAACCGCCGGGTTCGATTGTCACAGCCATGCCCTGCTTGAAATCGCCGCCGTGCCCATCATTATGAATGGTAAGGGCAAGGTCAAACCGGCCGAAACCATCGCCTGTCATGTTGAGCCCTTTGAAGGCGCACAGCTGGACCCCAGGGCGCTGGAGTTCACCGGTATCGATCCCTACCATCCGTTTCGCATGGCCAAACCGGAAGCCGAGGCGCTGGAACTGATCTTTGAGCCGATCGCCGAGATAGTCCGGGTTCAGCAATGCAGCCGGGCGATTCTGGTCGGGCACAACCCGTTTTTCGATCTCGGCTTCATCAAGGCGGCCGCCAACCGCCAGGGTTTCAAGAAAATCCCCTTTCACCAGTTCAGCACCTTCGACACCGCCACCCTGGGCGGACTCGCCTTCGGCCAGACCGTCCTGGCCCGCGCCGCCAAAGCCGCCGGGATCGAATGGGACAACAACGAAGCCCACTCCGCCGTCTACGATGCCGAACGCACCGCCGAGCTGTTCTGCGACATCGTCAACCGCTGGGATGACATGAACACGTCTGAATAA
- a CDS encoding sensor histidine kinase: MIFRSLRANLNLGLLVTIIVLAVVLWALIGLAAEKITGEYIQSRLEHDAESLLVAANFDNDGQLVLDEKKIQNIYHRPFSGHYFIIQAGNNTHYSRSLWDETLTVPDIGNTNKVAISQQSGPRNQSLLVRQQRYEKQGQDLLIVTAEDVSHIYAEIHGFQKQFGASILLIIIVLLAAQSAIIHFAMRPVRQAQQAIGQLESGQASQLPENVPSEVLPLVREVNRLLQRQQQRLERSRHAMGDVAHAIKTPLALIHQWYESLDDSEQQRHARVLQQIRQIQQRVDSELKRARLAGDRRSHKRFDLQQDLPPLLDTLQRLYQDKPVELELQNAEDALLPLEKEDATELLGNLLDNAWKWTHSRIRLEFSEQDDNLRISVEDDGPGIDPQQAATLLQRGQRQDETVSGHGIGLSIVKQVVESYHGTLQLDHSEQLGGLRVVVELPLSNEVNG, translated from the coding sequence ATGATATTCCGTTCCCTGCGCGCCAATCTCAATCTCGGTCTGCTGGTGACCATCATTGTGCTGGCTGTTGTGCTCTGGGCCCTGATTGGTCTCGCGGCCGAAAAGATCACCGGTGAATATATCCAGAGCCGGCTGGAACATGATGCCGAGAGCCTGCTGGTTGCCGCTAATTTCGATAACGACGGGCAACTGGTACTGGATGAGAAAAAAATCCAGAATATCTATCATCGGCCCTTTTCCGGCCACTATTTCATCATTCAGGCCGGCAATAACACGCACTATTCCCGTTCGCTGTGGGATGAAACATTAACCGTCCCGGATATCGGTAATACGAACAAGGTGGCAATCAGTCAGCAGAGCGGTCCACGTAATCAATCATTGCTCGTTCGCCAGCAGCGTTATGAAAAACAGGGTCAGGATTTATTGATTGTGACCGCCGAGGATGTCTCGCACATCTACGCGGAAATACACGGGTTTCAGAAACAGTTCGGTGCCTCGATTCTGCTGATTATTATCGTCTTGCTTGCGGCACAGAGCGCGATTATCCATTTTGCCATGCGACCGGTTCGCCAGGCGCAACAGGCCATTGGCCAGCTCGAATCCGGGCAGGCCAGCCAGCTGCCCGAGAATGTCCCCTCCGAAGTGTTGCCGCTGGTCAGGGAAGTCAACCGGCTGTTGCAGCGTCAGCAACAGCGACTGGAACGTTCCCGGCATGCCATGGGCGATGTGGCGCATGCCATCAAAACACCCCTGGCCCTGATTCATCAGTGGTATGAATCCCTCGATGATTCGGAACAACAACGCCATGCACGGGTGTTGCAGCAGATCCGGCAAATCCAGCAACGGGTCGACAGCGAACTCAAACGGGCCCGTCTGGCCGGTGACAGGCGCAGCCACAAACGATTTGATCTGCAACAGGATCTGCCACCGCTCCTCGATACGCTGCAGCGCCTGTATCAGGACAAACCGGTCGAACTCGAGCTACAGAACGCCGAGGATGCTCTGCTGCCGCTGGAGAAGGAAGATGCCACCGAACTGCTGGGTAACCTGCTGGACAATGCCTGGAAATGGACCCATAGCCGTATTCGTCTTGAATTTTCCGAACAGGATGACAACCTGCGTATCAGCGTCGAAGACGACGGCCCCGGCATCGATCCGCAACAGGCCGCCACCCTGCTGCAACGCGGACAACGCCAGGACGAAACCGTCAGCGGCCACGGCATCGGCCTGTCCATCGTCAAACAGGTCGTCGAAAGCTACCACGGCACCCTGCAACTGGATCATAGCGAACAGCTCGGCGGCCTGCGAGTAGTAGTAGAACTACCTTTATCCAATGAAGTGAATGGTTAA
- a CDS encoding response regulator transcription factor: protein MRLLLVEDETQLAESLKAKLVDAGYVVDLAHDGVEGEYLGREFEYDTIILDLGLPQRSGLDVLQNWREARISTPVLILTARDSWQDKVTGLQSGADDYLTKPFHSEELLARVQALIRRRYQSAGSQLEGRGWLLDEETQTVSNGEQSFQLTGTEYRLLRYFMLNPGKVLSKTRLTEHVYEMDTDRDSNVIEVYVRRLRDRLGKDIIQTRRGQGYIFAP from the coding sequence TTGCGACTGCTACTGGTCGAGGATGAAACGCAACTGGCCGAATCGCTCAAGGCGAAACTGGTCGACGCCGGGTATGTCGTCGACCTGGCCCATGACGGGGTCGAGGGTGAATACCTGGGCCGGGAGTTTGAGTACGACACCATCATCCTCGATCTGGGTCTGCCGCAGCGCAGCGGTCTGGACGTCTTGCAAAACTGGCGCGAGGCCAGAATCAGCACGCCGGTGTTGATCCTGACCGCGCGGGACAGCTGGCAGGACAAGGTGACCGGACTGCAGAGCGGTGCGGATGATTATCTGACCAAGCCGTTTCACAGCGAAGAGTTACTGGCCCGGGTACAGGCCCTGATCCGCCGGCGCTATCAGTCGGCTGGCAGTCAACTCGAAGGCCGGGGCTGGCTGCTGGATGAAGAGACCCAGACCGTGAGTAACGGTGAACAAAGCTTCCAGCTAACCGGTACCGAATACCGCTTGCTACGTTATTTCATGCTCAATCCGGGCAAGGTGCTGTCCAAGACGCGACTCACCGAACACGTGTATGAAATGGATACGGATCGGGACAGCAATGTCATCGAGGTTTATGTCCGTCGCCTGCGGGATCGACTGGGCAAGGACATTATTCAGACCCGGCGTGGTCAGGGCTATATCTTCGCGCCATGA
- a CDS encoding PepSY domain-containing protein — MMRYKSVLFSLLAAGGIGILASQGIDVMDSARADDKLDYREARELRQQGKILSLQEILKQVEKDYPGQVIETELEREDGSYIYELEILTDKDRVMKLEVDAASGKILEIEEED; from the coding sequence ATGATGCGTTATAAATCAGTACTGTTCAGCCTGTTGGCGGCCGGTGGTATCGGCATCCTCGCAAGTCAGGGGATTGATGTGATGGACTCCGCCCGGGCGGATGATAAACTGGATTACCGGGAGGCCCGGGAATTGCGTCAGCAGGGTAAAATCCTTTCCCTGCAGGAAATTTTGAAGCAAGTCGAAAAAGACTATCCCGGCCAGGTCATCGAGACCGAGCTGGAGCGTGAAGACGGCAGCTATATCTATGAGCTGGAGATTCTGACCGACAAGGATCGGGTCATGAAACTGGAAGTGGATGCCGCCAGCGGCAAGATTCTGGAAATCGAGGAAGAGGACTGA
- a CDS encoding cytochrome b/b6 domain-containing protein, which translates to MMKTEKEVRVWDIFVRFFHWALVLSFTLAYLSSEDEWLGVHTFAGYSVLLLISLRLIWGLIGTRHARFSDFVKRPAEIKQYLKEVFLLRPKRYLGHNPVGGAMIVLMLIALLVTTLSGLATYAVEEGAGPLAGWIAQEAAAWEVVEDVHEFFANFTLLLALIHVAGVLLESLLHRENLVRAMFTGKKSLHSEQ; encoded by the coding sequence ATGATGAAGACAGAGAAAGAAGTCCGGGTCTGGGACATTTTTGTACGGTTTTTTCACTGGGCGCTGGTGCTGAGCTTTACACTGGCCTACCTCAGCAGCGAGGATGAATGGCTGGGAGTGCATACCTTCGCCGGTTATAGCGTGCTGCTGCTGATCAGTTTGCGGCTGATCTGGGGCCTGATCGGCACGCGCCATGCCCGCTTCAGTGATTTTGTCAAACGCCCCGCCGAGATCAAGCAGTATCTCAAAGAGGTGTTCCTGTTGCGACCCAAACGTTATCTGGGCCACAACCCGGTTGGCGGTGCCATGATTGTGCTGATGTTGATCGCATTGCTGGTGACAACATTGAGCGGACTGGCAACCTATGCGGTGGAAGAGGGCGCGGGGCCGCTGGCCGGCTGGATCGCGCAGGAAGCCGCGGCCTGGGAAGTGGTCGAGGATGTCCATGAGTTTTTCGCCAACTTTACCCTGTTGCTGGCGTTGATCCATGTGGCGGGCGTACTGCTGGAAAGTCTGCTGCATCGGGAGAATCTGGTGCGCGCGATGTTCACCGGCAAAAAATCATTACATAGTGAACAATAG
- the grxD gene encoding Grx4 family monothiol glutaredoxin, with translation MDALERIDDIVKKNPVVIFMKGTPTMPQCGFSSRAAQALMECGKEFAHVNILTDPEIMENLPKYQNWPTFPQIYINGELIGGCDITLEMYQKGDLQKAVGEAAQ, from the coding sequence ATGGATGCATTGGAACGAATCGACGACATTGTCAAAAAGAACCCGGTTGTGATCTTTATGAAAGGTACACCCACCATGCCCCAGTGCGGCTTCTCCAGCCGGGCGGCCCAGGCGCTGATGGAATGCGGCAAGGAATTCGCCCACGTCAACATCCTGACCGATCCCGAAATCATGGAAAACCTGCCCAAGTACCAGAACTGGCCGACCTTCCCGCAGATCTACATCAACGGCGAACTGATCGGCGGCTGCGACATCACCCTGGAAATGTACCAGAAGGGTGACCTGCAGAAGGCGGTGGGTGAAGCCGCACAGTAA
- a CDS encoding N-acetylglutaminylglutamine amidotransferase codes for MCGICGELRLDGRPAQPATVKRMLPALARRGPDFEDSWSNDQIALGHRRLAIIDLSERSNQPLVDRELGLVLVFNGAIYNYRELRADFIREGYSFSSDGDSEVILKAYHKWGERCPEYLHGMFAFAIWDLNHRTLFLARDRMGIKPLYYSLDNHRLLFASNLQAVLAAGGVDTDVDPVALHHQFTLHGVVPAPHTILKGVRKLVPGTSITFAHGESPRERRYWHLPAQRPAQALSEAEWTGVIHDALRDAVRKRLDVADVPVGVLLSGGLDSSLLVALLDEAGVKDLRTFSIGFEDQPEEKGSEFEYSDQVVERYRTRHKQYHIPNEEVLPRLPEAVAQMAEPMFGQDAVAFYLLGERVSQEVKVVQSGQGADEVFAGYFWYGQMQQDTEGTDVERFARYYFDRPHSEFNEMVTEPCRGADVTSQTIAALLGEPQADEFIDRVLRMDVTTLIVDDPVKRVDNMTMAWGLEARVPFLDHQLVELAAQMPPELKLGNGPGGEGPKHILKRVARGLVPDAVIDRPKGYFPMPALKYVRGEFLDFMRDWVNSDACRARGIYQREYVDKLLAAPDQHFTALRGSKLWHMALLELWFQTHVDPLKNG; via the coding sequence ATGTGTGGCATTTGCGGCGAATTAAGACTCGACGGTCGACCGGCGCAACCGGCGACGGTCAAGCGGATGCTGCCGGCATTGGCGCGGCGGGGGCCGGATTTTGAGGACAGCTGGTCGAATGATCAAATCGCGCTGGGGCATCGGCGGCTGGCGATCATCGATCTCTCCGAACGCTCCAATCAACCGCTGGTGGATCGCGAACTGGGTCTGGTGCTGGTGTTCAACGGTGCCATCTATAATTACCGTGAGCTGCGCGCTGACTTTATCCGTGAAGGGTATTCATTTTCTTCCGACGGTGATTCGGAAGTCATCCTCAAGGCGTATCACAAGTGGGGCGAACGCTGTCCCGAGTATCTGCACGGCATGTTCGCCTTCGCTATCTGGGATTTGAATCACCGGACGTTGTTCCTGGCCCGGGATCGCATGGGCATCAAACCGCTCTATTATTCGCTGGATAATCACCGCCTGTTGTTTGCCTCGAACCTGCAGGCGGTTCTGGCGGCCGGTGGCGTGGATACCGATGTGGATCCGGTCGCGCTGCATCACCAGTTTACCCTGCACGGCGTGGTCCCGGCGCCGCATACTATTTTAAAGGGTGTGCGCAAGCTGGTGCCCGGCACTTCCATCACCTTCGCCCATGGCGAATCACCACGCGAGCGCCGTTACTGGCATCTGCCGGCGCAGCGGCCGGCGCAAGCGTTGAGCGAAGCCGAGTGGACCGGTGTGATTCACGATGCGCTGCGCGATGCCGTACGCAAGCGGCTGGATGTGGCCGATGTCCCGGTCGGGGTGTTGCTCTCCGGCGGGCTGGATTCCAGTTTGCTGGTGGCGCTGCTGGACGAGGCGGGGGTGAAGGATCTGCGCACCTTTTCGATCGGCTTCGAGGATCAACCCGAAGAGAAAGGCAGCGAGTTTGAATACTCGGATCAGGTGGTGGAACGCTACCGGACCCGGCACAAGCAATATCATATTCCCAACGAAGAGGTCCTGCCGCGCCTGCCCGAGGCGGTGGCGCAAATGGCCGAGCCGATGTTCGGCCAGGATGCGGTAGCTTTTTACCTGCTCGGCGAGCGGGTCTCGCAGGAGGTCAAGGTGGTACAGAGCGGCCAGGGTGCGGACGAGGTGTTCGCCGGCTACTTCTGGTATGGGCAGATGCAGCAGGATACGGAAGGCACGGACGTGGAGCGCTTTGCCCGCTACTACTTCGATCGACCGCACAGCGAGTTCAACGAGATGGTCACCGAGCCCTGTCGCGGGGCGGATGTTACCTCGCAGACCATTGCCGCGTTGCTGGGCGAGCCCCAGGCCGACGAGTTCATCGATCGGGTACTGCGCATGGATGTCACCACCCTGATCGTCGACGATCCGGTCAAACGGGTGGACAATATGACCATGGCCTGGGGCCTGGAGGCGCGGGTGCCGTTCCTCGATCATCAGCTGGTGGAACTGGCCGCGCAAATGCCACCCGAGCTCAAACTGGGCAATGGCCCCGGCGGCGAGGGGCCCAAGCACATTCTCAAGCGGGTCGCCCGCGGACTGGTGCCGGATGCCGTGATCGATCGGCCCAAGGGCTATTTCCCCATGCCGGCACTCAAATACGTGCGTGGCGAGTTTCTCGATTTTATGCGGGATTGGGTCAATTCCGACGCCTGCCGGGCGCGGGGAATCTACCAGCGGGAGTACGTGGACAAGCTGCTGGCCGCGCCGGATCAACACTTTACGGCCCTGCGCGGCAGCAAGCTCTGGCATATGGCCCTGCTGGAACTGTGGTTTCAGACCCACGTCGATCCCTTGAAAAACGGCTGA
- a CDS encoding hydantoinase B/oxoprolinase family protein yields the protein MDAVDLSIFSSRLDAVCDEMGAVLQRAAFSPNIRDRLDFSCAIFDAGGQLCAQAAHIPVHLGSMAYAMADIVRQIDWQPGDMVIVNDPYLGGTHLPDVTVIAPLFVAGECLGYVANRAHHADIGAESPGSMPISSTLEEEGLVLPPTKLVVAGELDSALLERIVGQVRSGATGRGDFAAQMSANRAGLGRLAELIAPLGKAAFVSGLVQLNAYAERLACSALAAIPEGDYAFVDYLDDDGLDHTDLAIAVNLQVRAGQVSVDFQGTAAQTPGNVNCPLSVAAAAVYYVFRCLMPSQTPACAGSFRPITLQAPEGCLVNARRPAAVAAGNVETSSRIVDAVMGALAQAIPERIPAASHGSMNNLAMGYAGGHAGEHETPAWDYYETVGGGMGAGHAGGGLDGVQTHMTNTRNTPLEVLESNYPVRLRRYALRTGSGGAGQRRGGDGLIREFEFLAPASVTLLTERRTHAPWGLEGGEPGQPGINRLNGQSLPGKINISVKTGDILTIETAGGGGYGQRRDEGRVTSDEEKH from the coding sequence ATGGATGCTGTCGACCTGAGTATTTTTTCCAGCCGACTGGATGCGGTATGCGACGAAATGGGCGCCGTGCTGCAGCGTGCCGCCTTTTCACCCAACATTCGGGATCGGCTCGATTTCTCCTGTGCCATCTTCGATGCTGGCGGCCAGCTCTGTGCCCAGGCGGCGCATATCCCGGTGCACCTGGGTAGCATGGCCTATGCCATGGCGGATATTGTGCGGCAGATCGACTGGCAGCCGGGCGATATGGTGATCGTTAACGATCCTTATCTGGGCGGTACCCACCTCCCCGACGTGACCGTGATCGCGCCCCTGTTTGTGGCCGGCGAATGTCTCGGCTATGTTGCCAATCGCGCCCATCATGCCGACATCGGTGCCGAGTCCCCCGGTTCCATGCCCATCTCCTCAACCCTGGAAGAAGAAGGGCTGGTACTGCCCCCCACCAAACTGGTGGTGGCCGGCGAGCTGGACAGCGCCTTGCTGGAGCGGATTGTCGGCCAGGTGCGCAGCGGTGCCACCGGGCGCGGCGACTTTGCCGCGCAGATGAGCGCCAATCGTGCCGGCCTCGGTCGCCTGGCGGAACTGATCGCGCCGTTGGGCAAGGCGGCCTTTGTCAGCGGCCTGGTACAACTGAATGCCTATGCCGAGCGTCTGGCTTGCAGTGCCCTGGCGGCGATTCCCGAGGGGGACTACGCCTTTGTCGATTATCTGGATGATGACGGCCTGGACCACACCGATCTGGCTATCGCGGTGAATCTGCAGGTGCGGGCGGGCCAGGTGAGCGTGGATTTTCAGGGCACCGCAGCGCAGACGCCCGGTAATGTGAACTGCCCGTTGTCGGTGGCGGCTGCCGCGGTCTATTACGTCTTCCGCTGCCTGATGCCGTCGCAGACCCCGGCCTGTGCCGGCAGTTTTCGGCCCATTACCCTGCAGGCGCCCGAAGGTTGTCTGGTGAATGCCCGGCGTCCGGCGGCGGTGGCCGCCGGTAACGTGGAGACCAGTAGCCGCATCGTTGATGCGGTCATGGGTGCCCTGGCGCAAGCCATTCCCGAGCGCATTCCCGCCGCCAGCCACGGCAGCATGAACAACCTGGCTATGGGATATGCGGGGGGCCATGCCGGGGAGCACGAAACGCCGGCCTGGGATTATTACGAGACCGTCGGCGGCGGCATGGGCGCCGGCCACGCTGGCGGCGGGCTCGACGGTGTGCAGACCCACATGACCAATACCCGCAACACGCCGCTGGAAGTCCTCGAGTCCAACTACCCGGTGCGCCTGCGCCGCTACGCCCTGCGCACCGGCTCCGGCGGTGCCGGACAACGCCGCGGCGGCGACGGCCTGATCCGCGAATTCGAATTCCTCGCCCCCGCCTCGGTCACACTCCTCACCGAACGGCGCACCCACGCCCCCTGGGGCCTCGAAGGCGGCGAGCCCGGGCAGCCGGGCATCAATCGCCTCAACGGACAGTCGTTGCCTGGCAAGATCAATATCAGCGTCAAGACTGGAGATATTCTCACCATTGAGACGGCCGGCGGGGGTGGATATGGGCAACGAAGGGACGAGGGACGAGTAACGAGTGACGAGGAAAAACATTAA
- a CDS encoding urate hydroxylase PuuD — protein MNPLKSITGTIVSGIILSIIIIFVMGRGGAVNPLEFWVWVHVLVGIAWIGLLYYFNFVQVPAQAVATADSDGPGPAAIGKYVAPLALLWFRWAAVATWITGALALEALHTADGSGFVAAFTFQQGYQVIGMGAWLGTIMLFNVWVLIWPNQKKVLGLVEASDAEKAKAKFIALMASRTNTLLSIPMILGMTGHMHGMPF, from the coding sequence ATGAATCCACTCAAGTCGATTACCGGAACGATCGTCTCGGGCATCATCCTGTCGATCATCATCATCTTTGTGATGGGACGCGGCGGTGCCGTCAATCCATTGGAATTCTGGGTCTGGGTCCACGTCCTCGTCGGGATCGCCTGGATTGGTCTGCTCTATTACTTTAACTTCGTTCAGGTTCCGGCACAGGCCGTTGCCACCGCGGACTCTGACGGCCCCGGACCGGCGGCCATTGGCAAGTATGTCGCACCGCTCGCGCTGCTCTGGTTCCGCTGGGCGGCCGTTGCCACCTGGATCACCGGTGCGCTGGCGCTGGAAGCCCTGCACACGGCGGACGGCTCCGGCTTTGTTGCCGCGTTTACCTTCCAGCAGGGTTACCAGGTTATCGGCATGGGCGCCTGGCTGGGCACCATCATGCTGTTCAATGTCTGGGTCCTGATCTGGCCGAACCAGAAGAAGGTACTGGGCCTGGTGGAAGCCTCCGACGCCGAAAAAGCCAAGGCCAAGTTCATCGCCCTGATGGCCTCGCGCACCAACACCCTGCTGTCCATTCCGATGATCCTCGGCATGACAGGGCATATGCACGGGATGCCGTTCTAA